In Lactuca sativa cultivar Salinas chromosome 5, Lsat_Salinas_v11, whole genome shotgun sequence, the DNA window CATTAGGCTGATGGTAAGTGGGTTTTTGGTAGGTGGTGGAATTTGGCATATCTTAAATCAAAATAaggcaatgtattttcattttaatGTTTAGTTTTCTCTAGTTTGGATTCTTTTTTCTGGAAAGGGCAATGCCCTTTATTTATATCATTTTAAGCATCAAAATACCAATGTACATTCATTTTTTTATCGTGTTTGTAAAAGGGTGAATTGCAGAGAATGGCAACATACTTAACTGTGGATACCAATTAAGGCAATATACTATACTTGCATACAAAAACAACACCTTCCAACCCACACAATGCTGGGGGACTGATTCTAGTTAGAATTAATTTCAGGTAATTAGAATCAATTGGAAATGTAAGGAATTAAGTTGTAATTGATCAATAGTTGAACAAGTGGGAATTCCAGAACCTTCCTAACCCGTGGAGAGTTTTGAGAGGGatctttagggtttatggaatatTCCTTGTAGATAAATAAGGAGTTTGATAATTACCTAATTTAAGATATTATTATCATATTCAATTTAGAGTTATCCAAGGCTTCCTGTATCagctataaatagaccccattgGCCTATTGTTTTCGTCCACTTCTCCTAACTCTCATAGAGCCGGAATTTTGCTCTAGCCCCCTTTCTCCTCAAGTCTTCTAGTTGCTAGGGTTTTAGGTActagccattagaggcactaaacttttggtgcttgctttccaagGAATTCAAGAGGATTTTGGTGcgattatttactacaataatCAAATGGTATGTAACACTATATCTATATGAAGTTTGATTATTATAGTCTTCCCCTTAGGGTTTCTTGATGTTCATAGATAATTGCTAtcgatagagaaaacatagatccattctaggttgcatgtgaacttaaaggTTAAGTGTTTTTACGcaacatatattttttataacctagaaaacccatcaAAAATTGGATTTGTCACTTGTAGATTCAATTCCTTTGATCTCCTTGTTGCTCTTGGAAAGACTAGCACCGAAAGTAGAGTGCTTccaatggctcacacccaaaagaCAAAAACTCTAGAACTTTAATAGAGATAAGAGGATAAAGGTTGTAATTTGGTTTCTCAACCTTATGGAATGTATTGGACGAATTTCTAAGGCcataggggtcctttatatagctgTGGTGTTTTCTAGATAACTCCGAATTTAATCAATTAaatatttggatttaattttgATTCAAATCTTTTCCTTATCTGTTACCTGGATAGCTTTTAGAAGGTTTCTAGAACCTCCTTAAAACCGTATACCATATGGATTATGTACTATCcaaaatgttcatgttgcttAACTATTGAATAAGTACCATTCAACCCCTGTACctttaaattaattccaattaatcacaaaataactctaaattaattctaattcattttaactagtttctaattaatttgtAACATGTAATAAATCAATAAACTGTTCTCCTGAATCTATTAAATCCATTCTAGCTATTATTGCTCTTAAGGACAAcctaaaaaggactttgctaTTATTTCGAAAGTTATACTAATTAGTTATTGCATTGAACTCCTATCCAACAGTACCATTATTGGGTTTTCTAGATGTAAACACACAATTAAGCGCATCAGAAATAAAAAAAGTTCATGTGTTTATACAACCAAGAGGATATAACTTTCATGCTATTACAACTACTAATATAAGAAATTAAAGAACAATACATACCTCTTTTGCATCTAGAGACGTTTTGGCTTACGATATTGTTCTTGCCACCTATCCATTACAGTTTCAAGAATATTCCAAATaactaacttttaattaattaatatttaacccctttgaattaattaattacaatttaactcaaaattagtttctaattacTTTATCAAACCATgacaaattaataaacttatttctCATATATTTCTTTCCTTTTTGATTTCCCAATGGGTCATAAGGGCAACCTAAAGGGACCCTTCTATTGTTAGAAATATTACTAACAGTTAATGACCTTGGGAACCATTTCcaacatatgtgtgtttaaatCTGTATGTGTATGTTTTTCAGATGATCTTCGTCCCCTAAATTGGAGGCTTGAAAAAGGTTGAAGATTATGGTAGAAAAATCCCACATATAAAGCAATCTTCATCCGTTGAACTTGAAATTAACCTTAAAAATCCCATTTATAGCTTCATATGGAGGTATGGTGTACATTCTTTCAAAATATAATGTATACTGAAATATGTAAACACTCTTTTAATCTAATTTAGATAGGAAGATaatatattgatatagttttatccaaaatacAATAGTTGTAcctttctttttattattatttggcTATTTATGCCTTTATGGTATCTATacatttgaaatttaaattaattcTTATACCTACAAGAATATCATTTCTATTAGATAGGGAAACATTAATGTTTCTTGAATTTATATGTTTCTTTGAATACCCAATCAGTAACATGATGGAAATAATGTAATATACTCACTTTTGAAGTTGATTAAGATGTTATTGGGCTAGGTTGTGACATACCCATTTTTAcgatcattttaaaactttttatttatgcttatttaaaacagaTTTTATTTATAATTGTAGAATTTGGTCATGTAAAAGTATTCCAGAATAAATATTTTTCATTGATTTATACAAGCTTgtgatgtcataactgatacaaaacataagcataaacagatctTACAGTATCTTAGACTATCAGTCTACATCTCCTcgaatctctcatcattcatgtaCCTTTGTATTGCtatctgtgatacaaataagctgagtgggttaggttaggaaacctggtgagtacatagggttttcaacccacaattatatagttaatatgtttaattatcaaacaattaaacCAATTACCCATCATCGTTTTCTTCTTTATTCATCCCTACGGATCTATCATAAGGGTCATCATAGTCATCGTTGCTGATAGTACTATTACATAGATTTCTCCGCTATACATGTCAGTAGGTTTTCTTTCTATTTTCATTCCTAATGATCTGTCTTAAGGATCATCTTAATTATCGTTGCTGACAATATTGTTGCAAGGATTTCTCCGCAATACGTGTTAGTAGGGTAGAGtacatcaaataggcacgaagtccaccGCCTACATGTTATAAACCCGCATGTGTTCCATgaagtgttctaaaaggcgcgccatagCATGAGGCGTGGCTCCGCCGTTACAAAAAGTCTCATGGCGTTGCTGTTAGGCATGACacatggcaaggcgtgatatgttATGCCATGGCGTCTTATGACGCaagttttttcgtttgagacatattttttgctctttgttatgccTTTTTTGATCGGTCATACAAGTATTATGTTTTTTGCTTACTATTTGctattagttgttgatataacacttctaaaaactggttatatttgatataaatgtgtagttatgtggtaaaataattataaattaagaCAAAATCACCGCATTACATCAcaccttgaaaaacgccatgacTCGCCATGGATCGTAAAGCTTGAGGCTTGGACTttccgccacgccacgcctcacaccTTTTCGAACCTTGGTTCTATGGGATTGTCATCAAATAGTCTCGTGGTCGTTACCTATACTCTATTAGGTAACAACGTCATTGGTACACTAGTACCATTCCTACATCGTTAGTACACTAGTACCATTTCTACCCCGTTAGTACATTAGTACTATTAAAGTCGTGACATCCTATTGTCATTTTCATCATTCATCGTAATATGGCATTTTATCAACTTTATCTCTCATCATACTATGGCATCTTAACTCTCTATAATCTTCTCATTACCCTTCAGTACCCAATGTATTATattcatgaaaatacatatacgACATAAGTCATATAAAATTTATCTTTATAATATTTCATCTATCACATAACATCTTTGCacataagcacatataacattcaattatctaaatacttcatatctatgtgtaagatgaaagtaactatacactcacttgataaagtgGATGGCTGAAAAGTTGGACAGCGCTTCGCTTTAGTACTTAGCTTTTCCTTCGATGTGACTCAGGTTCGtttcactaagtcttagtcttataTTCTTGGCAACTAATAATATTATAGATCCCTCACTAATTCCAATgactacatcaagatctatcaagtaaggaacaactaggtagaatcatatcggaggtagggccCGTTTGGTATACATGATATACTGTTTGAAAATCTTACTTTAAATACCTCACTAAATTCAACCTAGACAtcactcccgtaagtagatcaatcagtataattaCTTTGGGATCattaataaatcttaattataggttcataataacgactatgactataattataagttacacttaaagcaaAGTAAGCGTAGCTCAACATACATAGTATTTTGATGAAAACCGATAATTAGGCGGGCATAACTCTGAACCGGGAGCTTCTAATTGCCAGTTATCTGACACCACATGGCTTCGTCGAAGTGGCTAGAAACTCGGGAATAAAAGGGCTTAAGGATGGAAAGTGTTTTAACGAGAATCCGGAAGAAAGGTATGAAGAAATGAAGAGAATTTGCAACATTTTATAGTCAAATTCGGAATGTGTGCCGTGTACTTAGTCGGGGATGTTGATGTGGCGTCGTCTAGGTGGTGCCATGTGTCGCGATCTTGTGGTATGTCAGAGGCGTGCCACATACCTTGTCGGCCCGTACGCATTTGcacgattttttttataaaacttcaaaaatctgtatcttcttcatacaagctTCTTTTCGACGTATTTTATAATTACAcatagctatcgacgagatctacaactttcatttagattccgtcggctaattttgactttatttttaaagttatatttttaacagacttagactgttaaagtccgtaAAAAAACTCATAACTCTCTTGTCCGGCGTCCATTCTCGAATGTCTTTATATCGATGGATtggtattgacgagatcttcaaatCTAGTTTCGATTGTTTTTCCTAAGAATCGACCgattttcaatttttgtttttgtGATAGCATAGTCGtgttaaaaattttgaaaaatcataacttcctcgtacgaagtcagatttagatgttctctatatgtGCGCTCTCGGTTTTTCGATTACTATgagtttcgtttagattacttgtAACGTCCTGCTTTTTTTAGTTATTAGAAATGGAATTTTATTTATATGAGTATATCCAAAAATACAGATATCATTACAATGATAAAAATGTTATTGAGACACATACACGAGAGGTACTTTATCAATAAGGTCCTTAAGTTCTAATTCAAAAATGAGAAACACAAACAAATATATAGGTGAGAATAAACGGAGTTATCTAGGAAAAACAAAATAGAAAGATAGAGAATCTCATGCATATCTAAACAAAAAGAATGTAATTCACTAATTCGTATTTCATAATTGCAAGTCACAATTGAGAAACAAGATATGCGAACTTATAAGGTAGCAAGTCTTAGTTACAAATGATCCCGATTGATTGGATATGGGCGACTATATTGGGATTTTGCGCATCATTGCATGTCATCAATCTTTTGATTGCAACCTCTCAATCGTCTTCGCATCTATATGACCGCTCAACACTCggtgtttggctaagcttatTTAAAAGTGTTTTATTACTTTTTAACTTATAGCTTATTAGCTTATAGCGatatcaaaatgaaatttttaaaaaagtgtttggattaactTATCCAGTGTCAAAACGCTATAAGTTAATAAACATTTTTTAGTGTTTgacaaaatgaccaaaaaaaaTGCTTCCTAAAGATGTTGAAGAACTATAAGTTATAAGGGCATCCACAGTCCATTAAATTCTAAAGAGTTCAATCGATTGTCACAACAGTGACACATCAACAGTTTACTTTTTATTGAACTTTACTTCTTAATATCAATGCTCCATTAAACCCAACAAAGTTTAATGGATTTCCACATCATCATtagtatatttttaaatataattataaactcaaaaataaaagatataatagctataaaaatataatatttaaaaatatattaattaaaaattatgaaacataaaacatttaataCCTAaagatatattaattaaaaaacacGAAACCTAAATAATATAATATCCAAAAATGGTTAATTTTATTTGtggtttaattaaaaaataaataaaatcaaatataaaataatatgaaaatatgattacatatttattttgtttgaaatttaattgaaatagaaAAAGATTAATTACATTCAAAGTGATCATACAACTCTTCCATTCAACCATCATCCATATCATCATCCACATTCTATTCAACATCTTTCAATCATAATCATCATCCATTCAACTTCTATTAAACCCCCATTATGAATGCCCTAAGGAGCTTTATAAGTTAGGGGTTAGTAACTTATCAAAAATGATTTATCTTCCGTTTCATACCAatataaactatttttaaaaaaaatctatagAGACATTCATTTTAACTTATTAGAGTCTGAAAttgataataaattaaaaaactcTTTTTTTAAACTTTAGCCAAACACCATCGCAATATTTGATTTTTGCTAAATATGTAAACCTAAATCACCCATCTCTCCTCATCTTCTATGCATATTTTCTGTTTTAACACCTTTTATTTAGGTTACCGTTTCTCATATCAGATTTTTATTATTGCATGATTTGGAAATTAGATATAAgcaagagtaaattactgaaatcgtccctgtggtttaatCAAAATTGCATATTTGGTccctagcttttttttttttgcactcggatcgtctctATGGTTTGATTTTTTTGCGTTTTTCGTCTCTGTGGTTTGATTTTtttgcatttttcgtcccttacatataTAAAGTTAAGAACCTTTTACACTAAAATAAATATCAAGTCTAATAATGTTTAGGTGTATCTTTATTCTTTAGAAACAAACTTCAAATAATTTGAACGAAATATGTTTTAAGGAAAATATATGTGACATGTGTCTTATAAAACCCACAAAGCATATTAAACTCTATAAAGTTCATATATTGTCGCATCATACCATAAAAAgttcaattaaacatatttaagaaAACTCATTTACTACAAAACCTAATCTAATAAGTATATTTATTTAAGGATTACAAAGTTTCGTTATAATGCAATATAGATTTATGTTCGCTTTATGAAGAATCTGGATATGCGAGTATATCTATTTTGTCAAGCAATGTATGTAATCTTTATCTCTTATTATTCATTAAATCGAGAGAGAAATAAATGAACAGTTGCAATAAATAATAATCATTCACTAAATGTTTTGGTTAAAAATGATCCaaacatttcataaaaaccaGTCAAAATTTTTGGACATGGATTTCTAAAATAATCTCCTTTTTTAGATAGGGATTAGTGAAAATTTAAATAAGAGAGATACTAAAGATAGAAAATTcacaattataatttataatttaaaatttaattccaTTTTCAGCCATACTCTGTTGCTTGAGGAAGCTTTGATGCTTGGAGATGAAGGTCTCAACAGCAAGCTGAAACTCTTCGTTGCTCAGTTTATCCACCGTCTCAACTGATATCGCCGTTGAACTTCCCTTGAACGAGGTGACTAACATGTTGTTTCTCCTCCCCTTCGCCGTTGTCGACGTCGCCGACCGCCGCAATTCTTGTTGTGTACGTCGGAGTGAAATCTCGCGCTTCAACTTCGCCGATTGCGTCCTCGAAAACCAGTCTATCTGCTTTGCTGCCTGCTTGATTGCTGTTTCAACCGCCATGTCGGATTCTGTTTTAATCATTCCGTTCAATTTCTGGTCTCCTTTTTCTTCCATAATCGTCTCCTTCACCACCTCCGTTTCCGTTTCATTCACCGGCGGACGTAACTCTCCGATTGAAGCGTCTCCGGTTATTTTCAGTTCACTCGACAAGCTTCGTTTCTCGTCGGATATTTCGGAATCATATCCGGAGACAGAATCACGAGAAAGCACATAACAGAGAACTATAATCACGTTTCCGACGAAAAACACGACGTGTTGATTCAACAAATTTGACGAAAATGCCAACAGATATTCTCCGGATACTTTCATTACAGAAGGGAGACGAGACGAAGACCACGAAATCAACACGACGGCGATAAAAACTTCGATCAATTGAAACAGTCTAGCAATGTTGATAAACAAAGTGTACCTGGTAACTGCATTGTCCTCCATTGTTGTTCTTGAGAGAAGAAGTTTGAGGAATCGGGAGATTGTTTGTATGGAAATTGGAAAGGGATCATATAAAATGACAAGAAAAAACACGCAGTAAAAGGGTTgcagtgtgtgtggttgttggtGGTGGTGTGGAAAGTTTCCAAAGAGTGTACGAATTTATGAAGGCATGTAGATCCTTTCCATAATCTGTCCCTCAAAAAAACAAcatttagttttgaatatttcaAAACCACCCCACTAAAATATTCCTAATAGAATAATATCTTCAACGTTTTATATCAAATTTGGATTAAATATAATCTCTCAAAAAATCTATATTTAAGATTTTATAACAACCATACATATTAGCTTCTCTTTGATCTTTGATTCCATTACTAAATGAAGTATCTACTCAAAACACATTTATCCATGCACATATGTGTTCAAATCTCAAAAGTAACTTTTAGAAACATATTGCAAAAAAAATCCTTTTACGCATATTTCTCATTTAAGTATCAAAGCACATGTTACTCATTTTCTTTGTGTGTGTAATAAACAAGTGATCTCAAATAGTTACATTGACGTATGATGATGTAAATACCATGATATTAATTTGACATGTAGAGTGAGTTTAAGATTTATAAGGTGTTGATAAATTTAATTACTCATTTAGGACGAATTGTTATTACATCTATGATCTATATTTGAgatgttttaagaattaaacattATAGTTTCTAATAATGACAAGATTTGGATATGTGTTGGTCCCTCCTACATAATGTAGGCATTCGGCCAACAAGCTATTGACTATTATTGTGATCTTAAACAAAAATGTATCGTATTATATGACATTGTAGGTTTGCAACCCATGcatgtagtaacatagttttaATACTCAAAAGGACAAAAATATCGAATATCAAATATAAAAGATTTTTTATaagttcaaaattttatttattgaaCTTGTTTTGTCTAtgagataatgacttgaaagggtaacagaTTTTCAACTTTGTTTACATTTAGTTAGtagttactattttttttttcatgcttGATTTACCTAtgaattatttaaaattattcacATTTTACGTAACCAGtcagaagggtaaaatgtgaataattttaaaaatttcaTGGGTAAATCAAACACAAAAAGTTCAGTAACTAAATATGAATAAAGTTCAAAAGTTCCTTatctttttaagtcattatctctATTTTAATATATTCATGAAGTCAATAGTCAAAACCATGGAACCCTTTGAAAAAATATAGAAATGAAGCCATCGAGTATTCCTTGTGCATTTTTGGTTGTGCTTGGTTTGGTCTATACCAAGTTACGAACCCCACTAAAGCTAGCAAAGTTTTATAAGAAAAAATTACTTCATCGACGTAAAGAGTTTGAACATGCTTGCTTTCCAGTCCCTTCCTAAGGGGTCTGTTCCACCTTTTAGTAGTGGCGGAGCTAGATGGGGCGTTGGAGGTACTACAGTACCCCCAaaaaattgttatatatatatatatatatatatatatatatatatatatatatatatatatatatatatatatatatatatatatatataatattttttgtaAACATGTTTCATGTTACTAAAGAGATTATAACATGTTTTTTACTGCCCGATATTGGATAACTACAAATAATATATTGACAATGTTTGTACCCCATACCAAAATTCTTTGTTCCGCCATTGTGCTTCTGGTCCATCAGGGTACACTTATATTCCAGAAAGTGGTGGACCACCTTATCCTTAGTGAGCTTCTTCAACGGTTCATGGTTTAGCTTGTTTTAATATCATGGagtaaacttttaatattagtATGTAAATGTTTATTCTTTTATTTATCAATTTATGGAGAAAGTTAGAATATGTACAAATACATTTATGTTGTAGTTCATGGTTTTAATCATAGTTCATGAGATAAACTTTTAATTAGAGTTCTTTTATTCATTCCATGCTTTATGCTTATATTTACAATTAAAAGTTTAGAGGTTATAagatgtaacaccccaaatttttcaaaaccattttaaaCCCCCATTTAACAAAAACCGGTCCACAAAAACAATTACATTAAAACCTTGGGTGTTACTATTAAatatcatacaatcatatcaaGCAAATACGAATTAcataaataacattaaataaGGAACTTACCAAGTTCCACTCTATTCTTTATCTCTTAATATTCTAACTTCTATCTATCACTTTTCTACTTAATTGCAACCTAAAATACATGACACTAAAAAgagatatgtaaaaaaaaaaaatgtccCGTGAGATACGTGAGTTTTAGACCATATAACAATTTCGATCATTTTCAAGGAAAAAATCCTTTCATACATACCATAAAACATTTTCAATCATTTTTAAAGAAAAACTCGTTTCATTCATACCATAAAACATTTTCAATCATTTTAATGAAAAATCATTTCatacatcacataacatatcatatcataagtATCATTTCTTATCTTATAATTTCATTAGTTTCTTTTCCATTTCTACTTTTCCATTAAGGGCTAATTCCGGTATTAAACCGTTGTCATTTTTATACTTACGGCTTATCAATATCCCCAAGTCTATACCAATGTGGAAAGAACAAAATCAGTCCACCAACACATCATTTTTGTTAGGAAATCTATCTCGCGAAGGGGAGACGCCACCCCGATAGATTCCTCTCTATTCTATTACGGGGACATCATAGCTCGAGCGATATATTCATTTCATTACTTTCCGGCTCTTTCCAATTTATTTCATTACTTTCCATTTCTTTTCATTACTTTCCATTTCTTGCCCTTACTTTCCACGCTTTACACATTTCATTTATTAGTATCAAAAAtttatttcaaaagtaaaacatctCATTTCAGATCATTTGAAACACATTTTCAAAAATTCGATCTTCTAAAATGTTCTTTGCATTCAAAAACATTCTTACATTCAAGACACTCTTTCAAAATATCCTTTCCAAAAATATTTGACActttcatttcaaaacatttcatatatcaaACAGTAGTGTTTCAttataataaaatcatttttaccATGTACCATAAATTGGGAAAATGCCAGCATATACTCACCCCAATCACACGAAGGCTAGCTAGTCCTCTTATAGTTCATTTCCTTTGAGCAACACTCTCAAACACCACCTATATAACAAGCAAGTAAAGGTCaattaaaatgaccaaaatacccctcaaaGATTCAATCACTAAATTTTGTTGCTTTAACTCATTCCTTATAACGTTGAATGTAGGCAAAAATCGCATGTAAATATGAGTCTGTATGCACAAGTTATGAGGAAAAtactaaagttcagatttttcGTCTAGCTGGGCACTCTGCTATCTGTGCATGGGCCGAATGGCTGACCACGCGGTTTGCATCCCGTAGCAGCCTAAACACccccaaaaactcactttttgtgTCTTAAACTTGTTTGGATGGTTTTGGACTTTTAGGTAACCAATTGTAACACTTTTAAAGGTTTCCAAGCACTACTAGAGAGATTTTATCATGTCAAAACAttcaacttaattcattaagtcctcAATCAAAGTGTTATGTTCATAATGTTTACAAACACTCAAATGAAAGGGTTAAGAGCTCAAGTTGCTCAAAAACACTCTTGAACCAATATGCCTTATTCCCAACTTATTTAATACATTATTGGGTGTTGTCAAGTAcatatgaaacatcccaaaaatacggtccaaaaatttcgttttgattATTTATGAAAACTATAAATACCATTTGTCATCTCATAAAGCATAAttaatgtatctcaaatcatcatataataaaatactgtatcaaaatcatgtgCCAAATATCAAAttctaaacatcccaggctgaaagtTGTGGTGTGTACCATGTAGTCATCCCGATCTTTTccccttgctagcggaagtatctgaaaccaaaactaaaaactgtaag includes these proteins:
- the LOC111920647 gene encoding uncharacterized protein LOC111920647, whose protein sequence is MEDNAVTRYTLFINIARLFQLIEVFIAVVLISWSSSRLPSVMKVSGEYLLAFSSNLLNQHVVFFVGNVIIVLCYVLSRDSVSGYDSEISDEKRSLSSELKITGDASIGELRPPVNETETEVVKETIMEEKGDQKLNGMIKTESDMAVETAIKQAAKQIDWFSRTQSAKLKREISLRRTQQELRRSATSTTAKGRRNNMLVTSFKGSSTAISVETVDKLSNEEFQLAVETFISKHQSFLKQQSMAENGIKF